Proteins from a genomic interval of Mustela lutreola isolate mMusLut2 chromosome 4, mMusLut2.pri, whole genome shotgun sequence:
- the SEC31B gene encoding protein transport protein Sec31B isoform X10, whose translation MTPGSKSQQPPEDIKALAWNRQVQHILSSAHPSGKVVVWDLRKNEPIIKVSDHSNRMHSSGLAWHPDIATQLVLCSEDDRFPVIQLWDLRFASSPLKVLESHSRGILSMSWSQADAELLLSSAKDNQILCWNLGSSEVVYKLPTQSSWCFDVQWCPRDPPVFSAASFDGWISLYSVMGRSWEVQQMRQADKISSSFSKGQPLPPLQVPEQVAQASLIPPLKKPPKWMRRPAGVSFAFGGKLVTFALPSTPAHQVPQPCLRLVFVSQVIIESEFLRRSAELREALESGNLLNYCQDKMEQTSLQSEKMLWQFLKVTLEEDSRMKFLKLLGYSKDELQKKVATCWKSDVGLGESPQSKGDDLHSNRQQVFCSQTSKHLTEEASASSSFFDELVPQNMTPLEIPITEDTDGLLSQALLLGALRPAVELCLKEERFADAIILAQAGGADLLRRTQECYWAKKKTRISSLIACVVRKNWEDMVHTCNLQNWKEALALLLTYSGPEKFPELCDMLGTRMEQEGGGALISEARLCYVCSGSVELLVECWAKCHQASYPLALQDLMEKVMVLNRSLELLRGPDRVSSGPATTFRVTQYASLLAAQGSLATAMSYLPRDCTQAPVQQLRDRLFHAQGSGVLGQQCPPFPFARVVVGATPHSKATSSYRLGFQPSHQVPTPSPRPRIFTPQSSLVTPLISSHPGPYQSSQTQNISAYRAPELQAAQPLPLAPSVRPAFFEPPLLSGQKAQISNPLGFPGAWPLPGPPPPVVSSDAIQPSSTSLAETTRLFPPLPVRLPGVSPASFGSLAPPVNFSTTHPPGGPGAACSSALPITGPSTAHPGPQDSLKNAPMPRANLQRKKLSERFMPPAPITAPVMSLTPEPRGVLSSQPSVLGMGHAPPGAPGEFSLQQLQQRPPEKVERKELPPEHQSLKTSFEKLLQRCSLSATDLKTKRKLEKAAQRLECLYDKLCQGTLSPHVLAGLHEVARCVDAGDFEQGLAVHAQVVACSSFSEVSSFMLVLKAVLTIAQKLHM comes from the exons ATGACCCCAGGATCCAAGTCACAG CAGCCTCCAGAAGACATCAAGGCACTCGCTTGGAACCGGCAGGTTCAACACATTCTGTCTTCTGCTCACCCCAGCGGCAAGGTGGTTGTGTGGGATCTCAGGAAGAATGAACCTATCATCAAAGTCAGCGATCACAGCAACAGG ATGCACAGCTCAGGCCTGGCCTGGCACCCAGACATAGCCACCCAGTTGGTGCTGTGTTCAGAAGATGATCGTTTCCCGGTGATTCAGCTATGGGATTTGCGCTTTGCCTCCTCGCCCCTGAAGGTGCTGGAGAGCCACAGCAG GGGGATCTTATCCATGTCGTGGAGCCAGGCTGATGCTGAGCTTCTGCTCAGTAGTGCCAAGGACAACCAGATCTTGTGCTGGAAcctggggagcagtgag GTAGTATATAAGCTACCCACACAGAGCAGCTGGTGCTTTGATGTGCAGTGGTGCCCCCGGGACCCTCCAGTGTTCTCTGCTGCCTCCTTCGACGGCTGGATCAGTTTGTACTCCGTGATGGGTAGGAGCTGGGAGGTCCAGCAGATGAGACAGGCTGACAAG ATCTCTTCTTCTTTCAGCAAAGGCCAGCCTCTCCCACCATTGCAGGTACCAGAGCAAGTGGCCCAAGCATCGTTGATACCTCCTCTAAAGAAACCCCCCAAATGGATGAGAAGGCCAGCAGGTGTTTCATTTGCT TTTGGGGGGAAGCTGGTTACCTTTGCCCTCCCCAGCACTCCTGCCCACCAGGTGCCACAGCCTTGCCTCCGCCTAGTCTTCGTCAGTCAAGTCATCATAGAATCTGAATTCCTGAGGCGGTCAGCTGAGCTGCGGGAGGCCCTGGAATCAGGAAATCTCCTGAATTATTGTCAGGACAAGATGGAACAAACATCGCTGCAAAGCGAAAAGATGCTCTGGCAATTCCTGAAG GTGACCTTAGAGGAAGACTCCAGAATGAAATTTCTAAAACTATTAGGATACAGTAAAGATGAGCTTCAGAAGAAG GTGGCCACGTGTTGGAAGAGTGACGTGGGGCTGGGTGAGAGCCCTCAGTCCAAGGGGGACGATCTCCACAGTAACAGACAGCAGGTCTTCTGCAGCCAG ACCTCCAAACACCTCACAGAGGAAGCCTCTGCCTCCTCATCCTTCTTTGATGAGCTGGTCCCTCAGAATATGACTCCATTGGAGATCCCCATCACAGAAG ACACGGATGGACTCCTGAGCCAGGCTCTCCTGCTTGGAGCACTGCGCCCTGCTGTGGAACTGTGTCTGAAGGAAGAGCGCTTTGCTGATGCCATCATCCTGGCCCAGGCTGGAGGCGCAGATCTGCTAAGGCGAACACAGGAGTGCTACTGGGCCAAGAAGAAAACCAGAATCTCTTCG CTGATAGCCTGTGTTGTGCGGAAGAATTGGGAGGATATGGTGCACACCTGTAACCTGCAGAACTGGAAGGAGGCACTGGCCTTACTACTGACATACTCCGGGCCAGAAAAATTCCCTGAGCTCTGTG aCATGCTGGGTACCCGCATGGAGCAGGAGGGTGGCGGAGCACTAATTTCCGAAGCCAGACTCTGTTATGTGTGCTCAGGGAGTGTGGAGCTGCTGGTGGAGTGTTGGGCAAAGTGCCACCAGGCTTCGTACCCCCTGGCTCTGCAG GACCTGATGGAGAAGGTGATGGTCCTTAATAGGAGCTTGGAGCTACTGCGGGGTCCTGACAGGGTGAGCTCAGGCCCTGCCACAACCTTCAGGGTCACTCAGTATGCCAGCCTCCTGGCAGCCCAGGGCAGCCTGGCCACTGCCATGAGCTATCTACCCAGGGACTGTACTCAG GCACCAGTTCAGCAGCTGAGAGATCGACTTTTTCACGCTCAGGGTTCTGGTGTCTTGGGCCAACAGTGTCCTCCTTTCCCCTTCGCTCGGGTTGTGGTGGGAGCTACCCCCCACTCTAAAGCAACATCCTCTTACAGATTGGGATTCCAGCCTTCTCACCAG GTTCCAACTCCATCTCCAAGGCCAAGGATTTTCACACCTCAGTCATCACTAGTGACACCCTTGATATCTTCCCATCCTGGCCCTTATCAAAGCTCCCAAACACAGAATATCAGTGCCTACAGGGCACCTGAGCTCCAGGCAGCCCAGCCTTTGCCCTTGGCCCCTAGTGTAAGGCCTG CTTTTTTTGAGCCACCTCTATTAAGTGGGCAAAAAGCCCAAATTTCTAACCCCTTGGGGTTCCCTGGAGCATGGCCTCTTCCTGGTCCACCTCCACCTGTGGTATCCTCAGACGCCATACAGCCTAGCTCTACCTCTCTGGCTGAGACGACTCGACTGTTCCCTCCACTTCCCGTGAGACTCCCAGGTGTCAGTCCTGCAAGCTTCGGGTCCCTAGCCCCTCCTGTCAACTTCTCTACGACACACCCTCCAGGAGGGCCAGGTGCTGCCTGCTCTAGTGCCCTCCCGATCACTGGCCCCTCGACTGCTCACCCAG GACCTCAAGACTCCTTGAAAAATGCCCCAATGCCCAGGGCAAACCTCCAGAGGAAAAAG TTGTCAGAGAGATTTATGCCCCCAGCACCTATCACTGCTCCAGTGATGAGCCTCACCCCTGAGCCACGAGGGGTCCTTTCCTCACAGCCTTCTGTCCTTGGGATGGGCCATGCTCCCCCAGGAGCTCCAGGAGAATTCAGCCTGCAG caacTTCAGCAGCGGCCCCCTGAGAAGGTGGAAAGGAAAGAGCTGCCTCCAGAGCATCAGTCCTTGAAGACCAGCTTTGAGAAGCTTCTACAACGCTGTTCCCTGTCTGCCACTGATTTA AAGACAAAacggaagctggaaaaggcagccCAACGTCTAGAATGCCTATATGATAAGCTCTGCCAGGGCACA CTCTCACCCCATGTCCTGGCTGGGCTTCATGAGGTAGCCCGATGTGTGGATGCGGGAGACTTCGAGCAGGGCCTGGCAGTGCATGCCCAGGTGGTGGCCTGCAGCAGCTTCAGCGAGGTCTCCAGCTTTATGCTCGTCCTGAAGGCCGTCCTCACCATTGCGCAGAAGCTACACATGTAA